In Streptomyces violaceusniger Tu 4113, one DNA window encodes the following:
- a CDS encoding TIGR02677 family protein translates to MTSPASGPRGSEHAPFIHLTVPNAALYRQVMCAFLAAKERFAVHLRPEDVHAALPPEHRPTDPDAVVKALDSLVEWGNLRADPDTSRVTAVEDFYRKRFIYQLTQAGEAAEQALSVYDEALGRRGALQAVALHDIVTQLRALLVIAAEREEGGPDAAKAHLALSALTGRFKALAENARAFMGSLQRTMDLHGVEVEVFLAYKDRLIQYLERFIQDLITLGGRIAVLIGELEQDGRAGVLLRLAAAREAADAAPEDTESAEEQAYERWAAKWSGLTAWFISADGRESQARLLRGRALGAIPQLLAVVRQLNERRAGRSDRSADFRTLARWFAEAPDDEARHRLWRAAFGLYSARHLTVDADTLAERTARPVPASMSWAEAEPLRISPQLRRTGSYERRGRARRVQDRSEQRHRLAEIAARQAEEIAAARARLATDDTIRLSALGELDPAAFGLFLQLLGDALATWRPGMTNTVATSNDGSLEIRLTALADGTTAEIRTPGGTFRGPDHLIEITDLTRPGRAGRPRTGRDD, encoded by the coding sequence ATGACGTCACCAGCTTCCGGTCCGCGCGGCAGCGAGCACGCGCCGTTCATCCATCTGACCGTGCCGAACGCGGCCTTGTACCGTCAGGTGATGTGCGCGTTCCTCGCGGCGAAGGAGCGGTTCGCGGTGCATCTGCGGCCCGAGGACGTGCATGCCGCGCTGCCGCCGGAGCACCGGCCGACGGATCCGGACGCGGTGGTGAAGGCTCTGGACAGCCTCGTGGAGTGGGGCAATCTGCGGGCGGATCCGGACACCTCCCGGGTCACCGCGGTCGAGGACTTCTACCGCAAGCGGTTCATCTACCAGCTCACGCAGGCCGGGGAGGCCGCCGAGCAGGCGTTGTCGGTGTACGACGAGGCGCTGGGGCGGCGCGGTGCGCTGCAGGCGGTGGCACTGCACGACATCGTCACGCAGCTGCGGGCCCTTCTGGTGATCGCGGCCGAGCGGGAGGAGGGCGGGCCGGACGCGGCGAAGGCGCATCTGGCGCTGTCGGCGCTGACGGGCCGGTTCAAGGCGCTGGCGGAGAACGCGCGGGCGTTCATGGGGTCGCTGCAGCGCACCATGGATCTGCACGGTGTGGAGGTCGAGGTGTTCCTCGCCTACAAGGACCGGCTGATCCAGTACCTGGAGCGGTTCATCCAGGACCTGATCACGCTGGGCGGGCGGATCGCGGTGCTCATCGGCGAGCTGGAGCAGGACGGGCGGGCCGGTGTGCTGCTGCGGCTGGCGGCGGCCCGTGAGGCGGCCGACGCCGCGCCCGAGGACACCGAAAGCGCCGAGGAGCAGGCGTATGAGCGGTGGGCGGCGAAGTGGTCGGGGCTCACCGCCTGGTTCATCTCCGCGGACGGCCGTGAGTCGCAGGCCCGGCTGCTGCGCGGGCGGGCCCTCGGGGCGATCCCGCAACTCCTCGCGGTTGTCAGGCAGTTGAACGAGCGGCGGGCCGGGCGTTCGGACCGGTCCGCGGACTTCCGTACCCTGGCCCGCTGGTTCGCCGAGGCCCCGGACGACGAGGCGCGGCACCGGCTGTGGCGCGCCGCCTTCGGTCTGTACTCCGCGCGTCATCTGACCGTGGACGCCGATACCCTGGCCGAGCGCACGGCCCGCCCGGTGCCCGCGTCCATGTCGTGGGCCGAGGCCGAGCCGCTGCGGATCAGCCCGCAACTGCGCCGTACCGGCAGCTACGAACGCCGCGGGCGGGCCCGCCGGGTGCAGGACCGCTCCGAGCAGCGACACCGGCTCGCCGAGATCGCCGCCAGGCAGGCGGAGGAGATCGCCGCCGCCCGTGCCCGGCTCGCGACGGACGACACCATACGGTTGTCCGCGCTGGGAGAACTCGACCCGGCGGCCTTCGGGCTGTTCTTGCAGTTGCTCGGCGATGCCCTGGCCACGTGGCGACCCGGTATGACGAACACGGTGGCGACCAGCAACGACGGCTCGTTGGAGATCCGGCTGACGGCTCTCGCCGACGGGACGACGGCCGAAATCCGTACGCCGGGCGGGACCTTCCGCGGCCCCGACCACCTGATCGAGATCACCGACCTCACCCGACCCGGCCGCGCGGGACGGCCACGCACCGGCCGAGACGATTGA
- a CDS encoding type ISP restriction/modification enzyme: MADFGSECRERLRVSDTEASISPPVVKLVETSGARWKLSPRLHPEYPLPEARVRPDYAVETSGRIAGFLELKAPGHDVTPDGFTKRDREQWELMRRLPNVLYSNGHTWCLYRGGSRPLRTVRLDGDLYRSGSRLRTREADGAAFRDLLRDFLGWQPQRITTVSQLVTSIAPLCQYLREEVLEQLALERRAPDGPRSRRRVPKPFTALAHHWSKVLFPSTDGQDPDHLFADRYTQTIAFALLLARIENVPLADRNFVDVARELKAENTVMGRALQLLTETVDAEFARRIDTLVQVIDAVNWEAIRAQKPDAHVHLYENFLQEYDRELRKRSGTYYTPPRLAREMVRLTDAVLRTRLGCVEGFADEQVTIVDPAMGTGTFLSEIIDRVAEERSRRGEGFRGEAVEQLAGRLIGFERQMAAYAVAQMRITQTLREQVTDTQLGDLRLHLADTLADPYERATLFTFLPDGDPLVENTRKADWIKREQKVTVMISNPPDRERAEGEGGWVEKGHEGDDRAPLLDDFRLGGRNGVHENKLKNLYVYFWRWATFKVFEQHRSESDRGIVAFISTAGFLSGPGFRGMRKYLRETCSEGWIIDLSPEGIQPPMRTRLFEGVQQPLAIAVFVRSRADTELAHIRYVALDGSTREEKYAQLEALEPDSHQWRSVRQDAQAPFTPTARGAWDTYPALGDLLPWTVPGILPKRTWVYSPDSDTLRSRWRRLTAETDIAEKRALFRETQSRTVDRQVKPLPGATQRRGSMLEAVPECPEPVLFAFRPFDRQWIIPDNRVLDRCSPELWENRAEGQIHIVEKHSGRFGDGPATLFTALMPDMDHFAGWGGGRVIPLLQKDGTPNVVPGLLQHLRNSYGGVPVTAEDLASYIAAITAHPGFRSRFDDELTTNGVRVPVTGDAALWSEALHVGRKVIWASTFGERLVDPVAGRPGGSRGVWTTAQPAITYRRQVGGDELPDGFVHDPDGLELHFGQGAFGPVTQKMREYQVSGQNVLDGWLKRRTGPPSRRAVSQLDRIRPDRWCPAWSEELQHVLAVLWHLVELQSAQDELLDGVLTSPLVSVAELQRRNVLPVPDTARRSAPAPTQADPIPGTEGIEAREPHAVRPLTAERGSPATDPMRRPRRSRNSDATQAPRRKRQDP, translated from the coding sequence GTGGCAGACTTCGGATCCGAGTGCAGGGAGCGCCTGCGGGTCAGCGACACTGAGGCATCCATCAGCCCGCCGGTGGTGAAGCTGGTGGAGACTTCCGGGGCACGCTGGAAGCTGAGTCCTCGCCTTCACCCTGAGTACCCCTTGCCCGAGGCCCGGGTGCGTCCGGACTACGCGGTGGAGACCTCGGGGCGAATCGCTGGCTTCCTGGAGCTCAAGGCCCCTGGACACGACGTCACGCCCGACGGCTTCACGAAGCGAGACCGCGAGCAGTGGGAGCTGATGCGCCGACTGCCCAACGTGCTGTACAGCAACGGCCACACTTGGTGCCTGTACCGAGGCGGTTCGCGGCCTCTCCGCACGGTCCGGCTCGACGGTGATCTATACCGGTCCGGCAGCCGGTTGCGTACCCGTGAAGCCGACGGCGCGGCGTTTCGGGATCTGCTCCGGGATTTTCTCGGATGGCAACCTCAACGCATCACCACTGTGAGTCAGTTGGTGACGTCCATCGCTCCACTGTGCCAGTACCTGCGAGAGGAGGTGCTGGAGCAGCTTGCCCTCGAACGCAGAGCACCGGACGGCCCCCGCAGTCGGCGGCGTGTTCCCAAGCCCTTCACCGCTCTCGCGCATCACTGGAGCAAGGTGCTCTTCCCCTCGACCGATGGGCAAGACCCCGACCACCTCTTCGCCGACCGCTACACCCAGACGATCGCCTTCGCCCTGCTGCTGGCCCGTATCGAGAACGTACCGCTCGCCGACCGGAACTTCGTTGACGTTGCACGTGAGTTGAAGGCCGAGAACACGGTCATGGGCCGAGCCCTGCAGTTGCTGACGGAGACGGTAGACGCAGAGTTCGCCCGCCGTATCGACACGCTCGTGCAGGTCATCGACGCTGTCAACTGGGAGGCGATCCGAGCTCAGAAGCCCGACGCCCACGTTCATCTCTACGAGAATTTTCTCCAGGAATACGATCGCGAGCTGCGTAAACGCTCCGGCACGTATTACACTCCGCCCCGCCTCGCGAGGGAGATGGTCCGCCTCACGGACGCCGTACTGCGCACCCGACTGGGTTGCGTGGAGGGGTTCGCCGACGAGCAGGTGACGATCGTCGACCCCGCCATGGGCACCGGCACATTCCTCAGCGAGATCATCGACAGGGTCGCCGAGGAGCGCTCCCGCCGCGGGGAGGGCTTCCGCGGCGAAGCGGTGGAACAGTTGGCGGGCCGACTGATCGGCTTTGAGCGCCAGATGGCTGCCTACGCGGTCGCGCAGATGCGGATCACCCAGACCCTCCGCGAGCAAGTCACCGACACTCAACTCGGCGATTTGCGGCTCCATCTCGCCGACACCCTCGCAGACCCCTACGAGAGGGCCACGCTCTTCACGTTCCTGCCCGATGGTGATCCTCTGGTCGAGAACACCCGCAAGGCGGACTGGATCAAGCGTGAGCAGAAGGTCACCGTCATGATCAGCAACCCGCCGGATCGAGAGAGAGCCGAGGGTGAGGGCGGCTGGGTGGAGAAAGGCCACGAGGGCGACGACAGAGCGCCTCTGCTGGATGACTTCCGCCTCGGTGGCAGAAACGGAGTGCACGAGAATAAACTCAAGAACTTGTATGTCTACTTCTGGCGCTGGGCCACCTTCAAGGTCTTCGAACAGCATCGTTCCGAGTCGGACCGCGGAATCGTCGCCTTTATCAGTACCGCGGGCTTCCTCAGTGGCCCTGGTTTCCGGGGGATGAGAAAGTACCTACGTGAGACTTGTTCGGAGGGCTGGATCATCGACCTTAGCCCGGAGGGCATTCAGCCGCCGATGCGGACACGCCTCTTCGAAGGCGTCCAGCAGCCACTGGCGATCGCCGTGTTCGTCCGCAGCAGGGCGGACACCGAACTCGCCCACATCAGGTACGTCGCCCTGGACGGAAGCACCCGTGAGGAGAAGTACGCGCAGCTCGAGGCTCTTGAGCCGGACAGCCACCAGTGGCGGTCGGTGCGCCAGGACGCCCAAGCCCCGTTCACGCCCACCGCACGAGGAGCATGGGACACATACCCCGCATTGGGTGACCTGCTGCCATGGACTGTGCCCGGCATCTTGCCGAAGCGGACGTGGGTCTACTCCCCGGACTCTGACACGCTGCGCTCCCGATGGCGAAGGTTGACCGCCGAGACGGACATTGCCGAGAAGCGTGCCTTGTTCAGGGAGACCCAGAGCCGTACCGTCGACCGGCAGGTCAAGCCCCTCCCAGGGGCAACACAGCGACGGGGGTCGATGCTGGAGGCGGTCCCCGAGTGCCCGGAACCGGTACTTTTCGCGTTCCGTCCCTTCGATCGGCAGTGGATCATCCCGGACAACAGGGTCCTCGATAGATGCTCGCCGGAGCTATGGGAGAACCGGGCCGAGGGGCAAATACACATCGTTGAGAAGCACTCCGGACGTTTCGGCGACGGCCCCGCCACGCTGTTCACCGCGCTGATGCCGGATATGGATCACTTCGCTGGCTGGGGCGGTGGCAGGGTGATCCCTCTCTTGCAGAAGGATGGCACCCCCAATGTGGTTCCCGGCCTTCTCCAGCACCTTCGTAACTCCTATGGTGGTGTGCCTGTCACCGCCGAGGACCTGGCCTCGTACATCGCCGCGATCACGGCCCACCCCGGTTTCCGCTCCCGCTTTGACGACGAACTCACCACCAACGGCGTCCGCGTACCGGTCACCGGTGACGCCGCCCTGTGGTCGGAGGCGCTGCATGTCGGGCGGAAGGTGATCTGGGCCTCGACCTTTGGAGAGAGGCTCGTGGACCCGGTGGCGGGGAGGCCCGGTGGGTCTCGGGGTGTCTGGACGACCGCGCAGCCGGCGATCACGTACCGGAGGCAGGTCGGTGGGGACGAGCTACCCGATGGCTTCGTCCACGATCCCGACGGTCTCGAACTCCATTTTGGCCAGGGAGCCTTCGGGCCGGTGACTCAAAAGATGCGGGAGTACCAGGTCAGCGGACAGAACGTTCTCGACGGCTGGTTGAAACGCCGGACCGGGCCGCCGTCACGCAGGGCCGTCAGCCAGCTGGACCGCATCCGGCCCGACCGGTGGTGCCCGGCCTGGAGCGAGGAACTTCAGCATGTGCTTGCCGTCCTGTGGCATCTGGTCGAGCTGCAGTCGGCTCAGGACGAGCTGCTCGACGGTGTCCTCACGTCACCGCTGGTCAGTGTTGCCGAGCTGCAGCGTCGGAACGTCCTGCCCGTCCCTGACACCGCACGTCGTTCCGCTCCCGCACCGACACAGGCCGACCCCATCCCCGGTACCGAGGGGATCGAGGCGCGCGAGCCGCACGCCGTCAGGCCACTCACCGCGGAGAGGGGCTCACCGGCCACCGATCCGATGAGGCGGCCACGGAGGAGTCGGAACTCCGACGCTACGCAGGCACCCCGCAGGAAGCGACAAGATCCGTAG
- a CDS encoding DUF6879 family protein — translation MLDLLAPVLVPEQGDRLTRTAYKQDFRQREDAVRNGSSWKLERRQHFEEQGSPSRDALRRGDWEEALRLLADRRDTLAATAQEDERRGYAFHRVRVVESPLTPYVQWELHSQRQRAQYGQRIRVVPAEQVAASEDSGPLPEVVVLGGRTLFQVVYTEAGVANGAIRFTDRDLVERWENYIKALYAVGEEVISYFDREVAHLEPPTLGAGRE, via the coding sequence ATGCTTGATCTCCTCGCCCCCGTTCTCGTTCCCGAGCAGGGCGATCGGCTCACCCGCACCGCCTACAAGCAGGACTTCCGGCAACGGGAGGACGCGGTCCGTAACGGGAGTTCCTGGAAGCTGGAGCGCCGACAGCACTTCGAGGAGCAGGGCAGTCCGAGCCGGGACGCCCTGCGCCGGGGTGACTGGGAGGAGGCGCTTCGGCTCCTCGCCGACCGGCGCGACACCTTGGCCGCGACCGCTCAGGAGGACGAGCGCAGGGGGTATGCCTTTCACCGTGTGCGGGTGGTCGAGAGTCCACTGACGCCGTATGTGCAATGGGAACTCCACTCCCAGCGGCAGCGTGCGCAGTACGGGCAGCGGATCAGGGTCGTTCCGGCCGAACAGGTGGCCGCCTCGGAGGACAGCGGCCCGCTTCCGGAAGTGGTTGTGCTGGGCGGCCGCACCCTCTTCCAAGTCGTCTACACCGAAGCAGGAGTTGCGAACGGCGCGATCCGCTTCACCGACCGTGATCTTGTCGAGCGCTGGGAGAACTACATCAAGGCGCTCTACGCGGTGGGTGAAGAGGTGATCTCCTACTTCGACCGTGAGGTGGCGCACCTTGAGCCGCCGACGCTGGGCGCGGGAAGGGAGTAG
- a CDS encoding ATP-binding protein, whose protein sequence is MHGGIHFHARGTPDAGGSSSPIPRQLPADVGGFVNRTDELGQLNAVLTTEDGDPLVVSVYVIAGTAGAGKTSLALRWAHQVRERFPDGQLYANLRGYDPGEPVAAREALHRLLTSLGVQPEAVPQDLDAAAALYRSLLADRRVLVVLDNAATVGQVRPLLPGSAHSLVLVTSRSRLSGLAVRDGARRLTLGVLPEPEAVALLRVVTAGYRPVDDERQLAELAQLCARLPLALRIAAERAASHPHLRLDDLIADLRDESALWDALSTGDDEEAEAVRTVFAWSYRALSEQAARLFRLLGLHPGPEFGLQAAAALAGSASTSRSRQSLDSLVGAHLLEQTAQDRYRFHDLLRAYAIDQAQHEEPPAEREPALRRVLEWYLHTADAAQSWINPAEDRVPLTPAPDDVSPLTFSEYDAAVDWAEREHDNLIQAVRTAADAGHDRLAWQLATVLWNAQFPSASGTSWPAVGRIGLEAAERLGERAAQGALHTYLGMAYTRINRQAESLESHESALTIRRDLDDRLGEARSLNLIGLNHLRGRRLDSAARYFEQAISAFQDQDAAHWAATGMSNLATTHYRAGRLPAAATVIDQVLAAHRALGDQRGEGNILRVLSDVQRERGDVEASLVSAQAALDIALSLRNLRLEGFWLLTLGDAQQANGQYAEALTSYQRSATLHRRLADRSREALAWQGVGEVYRRLGRQAEAADFHRQAASTHRDLADAWHQALALDGLASAVLGESPEEAHRHWRLALRLLADFGDPRAVVVRERIQSRLTETS, encoded by the coding sequence GTGCACGGAGGCATCCACTTCCACGCGCGGGGCACACCGGACGCGGGGGGTTCCTCCAGCCCCATCCCACGCCAGTTACCGGCCGACGTGGGCGGATTCGTCAACCGAACCGATGAGCTCGGCCAGTTGAATGCCGTCCTCACCACCGAGGACGGCGATCCGCTCGTCGTTTCGGTATACGTGATCGCCGGCACCGCCGGCGCCGGAAAGACATCGTTGGCACTGCGCTGGGCGCACCAGGTCCGGGAGCGTTTCCCGGATGGCCAGTTGTACGCCAATCTGCGCGGCTACGACCCCGGAGAGCCGGTCGCGGCACGCGAGGCCCTGCACCGCTTGCTGACCTCGCTCGGTGTCCAGCCCGAAGCCGTACCGCAGGATCTCGACGCGGCCGCCGCGTTGTACCGCTCGTTGCTGGCCGACCGCCGGGTACTGGTGGTCCTGGACAACGCGGCCACCGTCGGCCAGGTCAGGCCGTTGCTGCCGGGGAGCGCACACAGCCTGGTGCTGGTCACCAGCCGCAGCCGCCTGTCCGGCCTCGCCGTCCGCGACGGGGCCCGCCGGCTCACGCTCGGCGTGCTGCCGGAGCCGGAGGCGGTTGCCCTGCTGCGCGTCGTCACCGCGGGATACCGGCCGGTCGATGACGAACGGCAGCTCGCCGAACTGGCCCAGTTGTGCGCACGACTTCCGCTCGCCCTGCGGATAGCCGCGGAACGCGCCGCCAGTCACCCCCACCTACGGCTGGACGACCTGATTGCCGACCTACGCGACGAATCGGCCCTCTGGGACGCCCTGAGCACTGGCGACGACGAGGAAGCCGAAGCGGTCCGCACCGTCTTCGCGTGGTCCTATCGCGCCCTGTCCGAGCAAGCCGCCCGCCTGTTCCGCCTGCTGGGCCTACACCCCGGACCCGAATTCGGGCTGCAGGCAGCGGCGGCCCTGGCAGGGTCGGCCAGCACCAGTCGGTCCCGGCAGTCGCTGGACTCTCTGGTCGGTGCACACCTCCTGGAACAGACCGCCCAGGACCGCTACCGGTTCCATGACCTGCTGCGTGCCTACGCCATCGACCAGGCCCAGCACGAAGAGCCGCCGGCCGAGCGGGAGCCAGCTCTGCGCCGCGTGCTGGAGTGGTACCTGCACACCGCCGATGCCGCGCAGAGCTGGATCAACCCCGCCGAGGATCGCGTGCCCCTCACCCCTGCCCCGGACGACGTCAGCCCGCTGACGTTCTCCGAGTACGACGCCGCCGTGGACTGGGCCGAGCGGGAGCACGACAACCTCATCCAAGCAGTGCGTACGGCGGCCGACGCCGGCCATGACCGACTGGCGTGGCAGTTGGCCACAGTGCTGTGGAACGCGCAGTTCCCCTCCGCCTCGGGCACAAGCTGGCCGGCCGTGGGCCGCATCGGGCTGGAGGCAGCCGAACGCCTGGGGGAACGCGCTGCACAAGGCGCACTCCACACCTACCTCGGCATGGCCTACACCCGCATCAACCGCCAGGCCGAGAGCCTCGAATCCCACGAGAGCGCGCTGACGATCCGGCGCGACCTGGACGACCGCCTTGGCGAAGCACGCTCACTCAACCTGATCGGGCTGAACCATCTCCGCGGCAGACGACTCGACTCCGCTGCCCGCTACTTCGAGCAGGCCATCTCCGCCTTCCAGGACCAGGACGCCGCCCACTGGGCCGCCACGGGGATGTCCAATCTCGCGACCACCCACTACCGCGCAGGGCGGCTTCCGGCGGCGGCGACCGTCATCGACCAGGTCCTGGCAGCGCACCGGGCCCTCGGCGATCAGCGCGGCGAGGGCAACATCCTCCGTGTGCTGAGCGACGTCCAACGCGAACGGGGCGACGTCGAGGCATCCCTGGTCTCGGCCCAGGCCGCCCTCGACATCGCTCTCAGCCTCCGTAACCTCCGCCTGGAGGGCTTCTGGCTGCTGACCCTGGGCGATGCTCAGCAGGCGAACGGCCAGTACGCCGAGGCCCTGACCTCCTACCAGCGGTCCGCCACACTGCACCGGCGCCTCGCCGACCGCAGCCGAGAGGCGCTGGCCTGGCAGGGCGTGGGCGAGGTCTACCGCCGCCTTGGACGTCAGGCGGAGGCGGCCGACTTCCACCGCCAGGCTGCCTCGACGCACCGCGATCTCGCCGATGCGTGGCACCAGGCCCTGGCCCTCGACGGCCTGGCCTCGGCCGTACTCGGCGAAAGCCCCGAAGAAGCCCACCGACACTGGAGACTGGCGCTGCGGCTTCTCGCCGACTTCGGAGATCCTCGCGCAGTGGTGGTCCGGGAGAGAATCCAAAGTCGGCTGACAGAAACAAGCTGA
- a CDS encoding beta family protein, producing MSEPLYVSVLPTRPHAMAAYRGLRPDIQARVAPLWTLPPRTGMLPDLLAVELRKDAGRVSTAHRYQSAWLDAPFTDENEAAVLAETLPPEWWAQRNLHPVTGPCRPVPQQSLALAAAQRRGGGLGIRVRVPGEWHDRDIPCLCALLDRACPIGPVDLFLDLGAVPPSRRGAAKEALRALDVLVPLAPWRTVFVVAGGFPEPPEGFLESAWHEAPRPDWDTWHEIHHSGRSYLPLLHYGDYGILPAGYVAQTPLSGNGGPKWGILRYTTTRSYFLAKVLQRGDDRDAVNRDAARRLTRLADFRGPSVGTGEGWLRDCAQGSVATGNHSVWNRVGNIQHMTFVVNCLAGPLR from the coding sequence ATGTCCGAGCCACTGTATGTTTCCGTGCTGCCTACCCGGCCGCATGCCATGGCCGCTTACCGGGGGCTGCGGCCCGACATTCAGGCCAGGGTCGCCCCGCTGTGGACCTTGCCGCCCCGCACTGGCATGCTGCCGGACCTCCTGGCCGTGGAACTTCGCAAGGATGCGGGCCGCGTTTCCACCGCGCACCGTTACCAGTCGGCCTGGCTGGACGCGCCGTTCACCGACGAGAATGAGGCCGCTGTCCTGGCCGAAACCCTGCCGCCCGAGTGGTGGGCCCAGCGGAACCTGCATCCGGTGACCGGCCCTTGTCGGCCCGTCCCTCAGCAGTCCCTGGCTCTCGCGGCAGCCCAGCGGCGTGGCGGCGGTCTGGGTATACGTGTGCGGGTCCCGGGTGAGTGGCACGACCGGGATATCCCATGTCTGTGCGCACTGCTCGACCGTGCTTGTCCCATCGGCCCAGTCGACCTGTTCCTCGATCTGGGCGCCGTACCGCCCTCCCGCAGGGGCGCCGCCAAAGAGGCTCTGCGTGCTCTCGACGTGCTGGTCCCGCTCGCCCCCTGGCGGACGGTATTCGTTGTGGCAGGCGGCTTCCCCGAGCCGCCCGAGGGCTTCCTGGAGAGCGCCTGGCATGAGGCCCCACGACCGGACTGGGACACGTGGCACGAGATCCACCACAGCGGGCGCTCCTACCTCCCGCTGCTGCACTACGGCGACTACGGCATCCTCCCCGCCGGGTACGTCGCCCAGACCCCGCTCTCGGGCAACGGAGGACCGAAGTGGGGCATCCTCCGCTACACCACCACCCGTTCTTATTTCCTGGCCAAGGTGCTGCAGCGCGGCGATGACCGCGATGCAGTCAACCGCGATGCCGCGCGGCGCCTCACCCGCCTCGCGGACTTCCGTGGCCCGTCGGTCGGAACAGGGGAGGGCTGGCTGCGCGACTGCGCTCAGGGATCCGTCGCCACCGGCAACCATTCCGTATGGAACCGAGTGGGAAACATCCAGCACATGACGTTCGTCGTCAATTGTCTCGCTGGGCCACTTCGTTGA
- a CDS encoding PIN domain-containing protein: MTRSPAAPGGTLVLDSEGLAKAVLRDRTVTAWLALARADDLRVITSAATLVEVVHPRINRPALEWTLSRLVVEPVTEPLARHAAALLADAGLHGHKYAIDAMLSATALAAPGAVTILTSDPEDLTALCGGRVTVIKT, encoded by the coding sequence GTGACCCGCTCCCCCGCCGCTCCCGGTGGCACTCTGGTCCTCGACAGCGAGGGACTGGCCAAGGCCGTCCTACGCGACCGCACCGTCACCGCGTGGCTCGCTCTAGCTCGCGCCGACGACCTACGGGTGATCACGTCCGCGGCCACCTTGGTGGAAGTTGTCCATCCCCGAATCAACCGCCCGGCACTTGAGTGGACGCTGTCCCGCCTTGTCGTCGAGCCGGTCACCGAGCCCCTCGCCCGCCACGCCGCCGCTCTCCTCGCCGACGCCGGCTTGCACGGCCACAAGTACGCCATCGACGCCATGCTCAGCGCGACCGCCCTCGCCGCTCCCGGAGCCGTCACGATCCTCACGTCAGATCCTGAGGACCTCACTGCCCTTTGCGGGGGACGCGTCACCGTCATCAAGACCTGA
- a CDS encoding response regulator, with translation MPGLSGRVLVVDDNKVIRQLIRVNLELEGFEVVTAADGVECLEIVHQVRPDVITLDVVMPRLDGLHTASRLRADARTCHVPVAIISACTQYEMDSGKALGVDAFLAKPFEPVDLVELVRRLMRQGAAGAAAPGDAEPVVGPTG, from the coding sequence GTGCCTGGCTTGTCCGGCCGGGTCCTTGTCGTCGACGACAACAAGGTCATCCGGCAGCTGATCAGGGTCAACCTCGAGCTGGAGGGCTTCGAGGTCGTGACCGCGGCCGATGGTGTCGAGTGCCTGGAGATCGTTCACCAGGTGCGGCCCGATGTGATCACTCTCGATGTCGTGATGCCCAGACTCGATGGGCTGCATACGGCGTCGAGGTTGCGCGCTGATGCTCGTACGTGTCATGTGCCCGTCGCGATCATCAGTGCGTGTACGCAGTACGAGATGGACAGTGGGAAGGCGCTGGGTGTCGATGCCTTCCTCGCGAAACCGTTCGAGCCCGTCGATCTTGTCGAGCTCGTGCGGAGGCTGATGCGGCAGGGGGCGGCCGGTGCGGCGGCTCCTGGTGATGCCGAGCCGGTTGTGGGGCCCACCGGGTAG
- the nrtL gene encoding ArgS-related anticodon-binding protein NrtL: MTPAQLSRTVLHTVRRAVEDDELCVAVPERVKVRIPPRPGCGDYATNVALLLASGSGDGGDGDALGIAEVLRRRLVLDPGIARVDIAGPGFLNITLEGTSHAQLVRAVLSQGLRYGHGDALAGVSVPLGASDEVRAALVAHVVRGLVGVTGGVVVPGDGPVVRAVPVSGRDLLTRLGPDAARWALLRPAGHDLPDLDPAHLLSQREDNALFRVQYAHARTRALMRNASQFGIVPEPQSDSGSDSEPGMYGHPAEAALLALLADHPRTIEAAARHRAPDRLARQLVAVADGFFRFHDACPALPAGECKPSAVHRSRLALADAAGAVLAGGLHLLGISAPEHL, encoded by the coding sequence GTGACTCCCGCCCAGCTCTCCCGCACTGTGCTGCACACCGTGCGTCGTGCCGTTGAGGACGACGAGCTGTGCGTTGCCGTGCCGGAGCGGGTGAAGGTGCGGATTCCTCCTCGGCCCGGGTGTGGGGATTACGCCACCAATGTCGCCCTGCTGCTGGCCAGCGGCAGTGGTGATGGTGGTGATGGTGATGCGCTGGGCATCGCCGAGGTGCTGCGGCGGCGGCTTGTTCTCGACCCCGGGATCGCCCGCGTCGATATCGCCGGCCCCGGGTTCCTCAACATCACCCTCGAGGGCACCTCCCATGCTCAGCTCGTGCGGGCCGTGCTGTCCCAGGGGCTTCGCTACGGGCATGGGGATGCGCTCGCCGGGGTGTCGGTTCCGCTCGGGGCCAGTGATGAGGTGCGGGCCGCGCTCGTCGCTCATGTGGTGCGGGGGCTTGTCGGCGTCACCGGGGGAGTCGTTGTTCCTGGTGACGGGCCCGTCGTGCGGGCCGTTCCGGTCTCCGGGCGTGATCTGCTCACCCGTCTCGGGCCCGACGCCGCCCGTTGGGCGCTGCTTCGGCCCGCCGGGCATGATCTGCCCGATCTCGACCCCGCCCACCTGCTCTCCCAACGCGAGGACAACGCTCTCTTCCGGGTTCAGTACGCCCACGCCCGCACCCGGGCCCTGATGCGGAACGCCAGCCAGTTCGGCATCGTCCCCGAGCCCCAGTCCGATTCCGGTTCTGATTCCGAGCCCGGCATGTACGGCCACCCCGCCGAGGCCGCCCTTCTCGCGCTCCTCGCCGATCACCCCCGCACCATCGAGGCCGCCGCCCGGCACCGTGCGCCCGATCGGCTCGCGCGGCAGCTCGTCGCCGTCGCCGATGGCTTCTTCCGGTTCCATGACGCCTGCCCGGCCCTCCCCGCAGGCGAGTGCAAACCCTCGGCCGTCCACCGTTCCCGGCTGGCCCTTGCCGACGCCGCCGGGGCGGTGCTCGCCGGCGGCCTGCACCTGCTCGGCATCAGTGCACCCGAACATCTGTAA